Proteins encoded within one genomic window of Ottowia sp. SB7-C50:
- a CDS encoding ROK family protein, translating to MTPLRLGIDLGGTKIEIVAMDAQGALLLRERCATPQGDYAGTLRAVAALVARVEAQLGVSGVPLGMGIPGSLSPLTGRVRNANSTVLNGQPLREDLQALLQRLIRFENDANCLALSEAADGAGAGAEVVFAAILGTGVGAGIVVRGQLLHGRNGVAGEWGHNPLPLASADELARPACWCGRRACLESWLSGPALAADHLAATGQALRAEQIVARLREGDAAARDSLDRYAARLARALAQIINVLDPDVIVLGGGMSNVAELYDEVPRLWTPHVFSDSVRTVLAPARHGDSSGVRGAAWLATT from the coding sequence GTGACGCCCCTGCGCCTGGGCATCGACCTGGGCGGCACCAAGATCGAGATCGTCGCCATGGACGCGCAGGGCGCGTTGCTGCTGCGCGAGCGCTGCGCCACGCCGCAGGGCGACTACGCGGGCACCTTGCGCGCCGTCGCCGCGCTGGTGGCCCGGGTCGAGGCGCAGCTGGGGGTGTCGGGCGTGCCGCTGGGCATGGGCATACCCGGCAGCCTGTCGCCGCTGACGGGGCGGGTGCGCAACGCCAATTCCACGGTGCTGAACGGTCAGCCGCTGCGCGAAGACCTGCAGGCGCTGCTGCAGCGTCTGATCCGGTTCGAGAACGACGCCAACTGCCTGGCGCTGAGCGAGGCCGCCGATGGCGCGGGCGCGGGCGCCGAGGTGGTGTTCGCCGCCATTCTCGGCACCGGCGTCGGTGCGGGCATCGTGGTGCGTGGCCAGTTGCTGCACGGGCGCAACGGCGTGGCGGGCGAGTGGGGCCACAACCCGCTGCCGTTGGCGTCGGCCGACGAGTTGGCGCGCCCGGCCTGCTGGTGCGGGCGGCGGGCCTGCCTCGAGAGCTGGCTGTCCGGCCCCGCGCTGGCGGCCGACCACCTGGCCGCCACTGGCCAGGCGCTGCGCGCCGAGCAGATCGTGGCCCGTCTGCGCGAGGGCGACGCCGCTGCGCGCGACAGCCTGGACCGCTACGCCGCGCGGCTGGCGCGGGCGCTTGCGCAGATCATCAACGTGCTCGATCCCGACGTGATCGTGCTGGGCGGCGGCATGAGCAACGTGGCCGAGCTGTACGACGAGGTGCCCCGCCTCTGGACGCCGCATGTGTTCAGCGACAGCGTGCGCACCGTGCTGGCGCCGGCCCGGCATGGCGATTCGTCGGGCGTGCGCGGCGCGGCCTGGCTGGCGACGACCTGA
- the ligA gene encoding NAD-dependent DNA ligase LigA, whose protein sequence is MNSEASIATRATALRAALNRAAYQYYTLDAPEIPDAEYDRLFSELQAIEAAHPELRTPDSPTQRVGGAVLPGFTPVRHAVPMLSIRTETDTSPAGAEKFDEQVRNYLASEQRRTALKAGDARHRAEPLGPVAQAVLAGQPIGYVAEPKFDGLAISLRYENGVLVQAATRGDGETGEDVTQNIRTLRQIPLRLAGDAPPVLEVRGEVYMRRDDFEALNERMRARMAAGDKAAKTFVNPRNAAAGAVRQLDPAMAAERPLSFFAYGLGEVTPPADGGPDFQSHWQVLQALKSWGFPVSALARQAQGASELIAFHADVAAERDQLPFDIDGVVYKVDALELQRELGFVSREPRWAVAHKYPAQEQLTTVQAIDVQVGRTGKLTPVAKLAPVFVGGVTVTNATLHNELEARRKDVRVGDTVVVRRAGDVIPEVVSVLPDKRAAGASEFSMPTHCPVCGSDVVREEGEADHRCTGGIFCPAQRKQALLHFASRRALDIEGLGEKLVDQLVDGNVVRTLPDVYRMGFVSLAALDRMAAKSAQNLLDALEKSKQTTLARFLFALGIRHVGETTAKDLARHFGTLDAIMAAGTDQLLQTPDVGPVVAESIHTFFAQPHNREVVEQLRAVGIHWPEGEPAPAALLPLAGKTFVLTGTLPTLSRDDAKALLEAQGAKVSGSVSKKTHYVVAGEEAGSKLDKARELGVPVIDEDGMRALLGGSGV, encoded by the coding sequence ATGAATAGTGAAGCATCCATCGCCACCCGTGCGACCGCACTGCGCGCTGCCCTGAACCGCGCGGCGTACCAGTACTACACGCTCGACGCGCCCGAAATCCCCGACGCCGAATACGACCGGCTGTTTAGCGAGCTGCAGGCCATCGAGGCCGCGCACCCCGAACTGCGCACGCCCGATTCGCCCACCCAGCGCGTGGGCGGCGCCGTGCTGCCCGGCTTCACGCCGGTGCGCCATGCGGTGCCCATGCTCAGCATCCGCACCGAAACCGACACCTCGCCCGCCGGCGCCGAAAAGTTCGACGAGCAGGTGCGCAACTACCTGGCCAGCGAGCAGCGCCGCACCGCGCTGAAAGCGGGCGATGCGCGCCACCGCGCCGAGCCGCTCGGCCCCGTCGCGCAGGCCGTGCTGGCCGGCCAGCCCATCGGCTACGTGGCCGAGCCCAAGTTCGACGGCCTGGCCATCAGCCTGCGCTACGAAAACGGCGTGCTGGTGCAGGCCGCCACGCGCGGTGATGGCGAAACGGGCGAGGACGTGACGCAGAACATCCGCACCCTGCGCCAGATCCCGCTGCGCCTTGCGGGCGATGCGCCGCCTGTGCTGGAGGTGCGCGGCGAGGTCTACATGCGCCGCGACGATTTCGAGGCGCTGAACGAGCGCATGCGCGCGCGCATGGCCGCTGGCGACAAGGCGGCCAAGACCTTCGTCAACCCGCGCAACGCCGCTGCCGGCGCGGTGCGCCAGCTCGACCCCGCCATGGCCGCCGAACGGCCCTTGAGCTTCTTCGCCTATGGCCTGGGCGAAGTCACGCCGCCCGCCGATGGCGGCCCCGATTTCCAAAGCCATTGGCAGGTGCTGCAGGCGCTCAAATCATGGGGTTTTCCGGTCTCGGCGCTGGCCAGACAAGCGCAGGGCGCTTCTGAATTGATAGCTTTCCACGCCGACGTGGCGGCCGAGCGCGACCAGCTGCCGTTCGACATCGACGGCGTGGTCTACAAGGTCGACGCGCTGGAATTGCAGCGCGAACTGGGTTTTGTCAGCCGCGAGCCGCGCTGGGCCGTGGCCCACAAATACCCGGCGCAAGAGCAATTGACCACCGTGCAGGCCATTGACGTGCAGGTCGGCCGCACCGGCAAGCTGACGCCCGTGGCCAAGTTGGCGCCGGTGTTCGTCGGCGGCGTGACGGTGACCAACGCCACGCTGCACAACGAGCTGGAAGCGCGCCGCAAGGACGTGCGCGTGGGCGACACGGTGGTGGTGCGCCGTGCGGGCGACGTGATTCCCGAAGTCGTGTCGGTGCTGCCCGACAAGCGCGCAGCCGGCGCGTCCGAATTCAGCATGCCCACGCACTGCCCGGTGTGCGGCAGCGACGTGGTGCGCGAAGAGGGCGAGGCCGACCACCGCTGCACCGGCGGCATCTTCTGCCCGGCGCAGCGCAAGCAGGCGCTGCTGCACTTTGCCAGCCGCCGCGCGCTGGACATCGAGGGGTTGGGCGAGAAGCTGGTTGACCAGTTGGTCGACGGCAACGTGGTCAGGACGCTGCCCGACGTGTACCGCATGGGCTTCGTCAGCCTGGCGGCGCTCGACCGGATGGCGGCCAAGTCGGCGCAGAACCTGCTCGACGCGCTCGAAAAATCGAAGCAGACCACGCTGGCGCGCTTTCTGTTCGCGCTGGGTATCCGCCACGTGGGCGAAACCACGGCCAAGGACCTGGCCCGCCACTTCGGCACGCTCGACGCCATCATGGCCGCCGGTACCGACCAGTTGCTGCAGACACCCGACGTGGGCCCGGTGGTGGCCGAAAGCATCCACACCTTCTTCGCCCAGCCGCACAACCGCGAAGTGGTCGAGCAACTGCGCGCCGTGGGCATCCACTGGCCCGAAGGCGAACCCGCGCCCGCCGCGCTGCTGCCGCTGGCCGGCAAGACCTTCGTGCTGACTGGCACGCTGCCCACGTTGAGCCGCGACGACGCCAAGGCGCTGCTCGAAGCGCAGGGCGCCAAGGTGTCCGGCAGCGTCAGCAAGAAGACGCACTACGTCGTGGCCGGCGAAGAGGCCGGCAGCAAGCTGGACAAGGCGCGCGAGCTGGGCGTGCCGGTGATCGACGAGGACGGCATGCGCGCGCTGCTGGGCGGGAGCGGCGTGTGA
- a CDS encoding cell division protein FtsZ codes for MSSLQVGLAVAGGLILGGVIAYNTWNARRNEPRQAQPDEAPVAAGETRIEPAIEGAMATAERIEPSFDAAASLQPLGPLPTPEKRPRLDALIDVIAPIALDGRVVSGDALLAALPVTRRVGSKPFAVEGQNEQSGEWEYPVAGQRYTALQAGVQLANRTGALNEIEYSEFVMKTQQYADTVGGAPEFTEMLHEVARARELDQFAGQHDAQLGFTLRARATAWSPGFIQQQAARLGFVAGVIPGRMVLPSREPGLPPVLDLSFDPRAALSEDPAHSAIKEVTLNLDVPQVLRQEQPFAQLRDAAFALAEAMNGVITDDAGHALQPAMIDTIGADLERLYDTLEAHDLAAGSAQARRLFS; via the coding sequence ATGAGTTCTCTTCAAGTCGGCCTGGCCGTCGCAGGCGGCCTGATCCTGGGGGGCGTGATCGCCTACAACACCTGGAACGCGCGGCGCAACGAGCCGCGGCAGGCGCAGCCGGATGAGGCGCCGGTGGCCGCGGGCGAAACGCGCATCGAGCCGGCCATCGAAGGGGCCATGGCCACGGCCGAGCGGATCGAGCCGTCGTTCGACGCGGCGGCCAGCCTGCAGCCGCTCGGGCCCTTGCCGACGCCCGAAAAGCGCCCGCGGCTGGACGCGCTGATCGACGTCATCGCCCCGATTGCGCTGGACGGGCGCGTGGTGTCGGGCGACGCGCTGCTGGCGGCGCTGCCGGTGACGCGGCGTGTGGGCAGCAAGCCGTTCGCGGTCGAAGGGCAGAACGAACAGAGCGGCGAGTGGGAATACCCCGTCGCGGGCCAGCGCTACACGGCGCTGCAGGCGGGCGTGCAGCTCGCCAACCGCACCGGCGCGCTCAACGAAATCGAGTATTCCGAATTCGTGATGAAGACGCAGCAATACGCCGATACCGTCGGCGGCGCGCCCGAATTCACCGAGATGCTGCACGAAGTCGCCCGCGCGCGCGAGCTGGACCAGTTTGCCGGCCAGCACGACGCGCAACTGGGCTTTACGCTGCGCGCGCGCGCCACGGCGTGGAGCCCCGGCTTCATCCAGCAGCAGGCGGCCCGGCTGGGCTTTGTGGCGGGGGTCATTCCCGGCCGCATGGTGCTGCCTTCGCGCGAGCCTGGTTTGCCGCCGGTGCTGGACCTGAGCTTTGACCCGCGCGCCGCGCTGTCCGAAGACCCCGCGCACTCGGCCATCAAGGAAGTCACGCTCAACCTCGACGTGCCGCAGGTGCTGCGCCAGGAGCAGCCGTTTGCGCAACTGCGCGACGCCGCGTTTGCGCTGGCCGAGGCGATGAATGGCGTCATCACCGACGATGCCGGCCACGCGCTGCAGCCGGCCATGATCGACACCATCGGCGCCGATCTGGAGCGCCTGTACGACACGCTGGAGGCGCACGACCTGGCCGCGGGCTCGGCGCAGGCGCGGCGCCTCTTCAGCTGA
- the smc gene encoding chromosome segregation protein SMC → MRLNSIKLSGFKSFAEPTNFMLPGQLVGVVGPNGCGKSNIMDAVRWVLGESKASELRGESMQDVIFNGTTTRKPASRSSVELVFDNADHRAGGQWAQFAEISVKRVLTRDGTSSYYINNQPVRRRDVQDVFLGTGLGPRAYAIIGQGTISRIIESRPEELRLFLEEAAGVSKYKERRRETENRLSDTRENLTRVEDILRELNANLEKLEKQAEVAQQYQNLQASASLKQNQLWFLKRAEAEEGQVKLKADAEKAVNDLESRVADLRHVEADLETIRQAHYAAGDQVNQAQGLLYEASAEVGRLEAEIRFVVEGRQRAESRLLQLKEQIGQWAARKSEAEEEIENLAARGAEAEEQSITLAAQLEEQQGALPDLEDALRQAQAKSAEQRTAVGQVQQQIQVLAAEQRGIEEQTRQLNARREKLSADKNALAAPDQQRLLNLQSQLGAAQESHEVTDARLQELQDSVPQLDDARRAAQQAVNQESAKHADLSARLEALKALQEKVKTDGKLKPWLHKHGLDGLAGLWSRIHVEAGWENALEAALRERMAALEVSRLDMVRAFAADAPPAKLAFYSPPSAALPEAPGALPRLADLLRLNDPGQKALLADWLAGCYTSDSIESALAARERLKMGEAIYVKSGHCITAHSVSFYAPDSEQAGLLARAQEIENLEKQQRAQSFISEEARNALIKAEAAYSDASQRLVSTRREAAEAQQRAHELQVETLRLTQLAEQTRARSEQIAGDLSEVDASLGDLQERRVTSEARFEELDMQLADTQERHAQLDERVIEAERKLAEAREQQRTLERQAQEATFAQRSLEARRGELARTIDTATQQASSIDAEQQRAQDELTRLTDAAAQAGLQTALALKLEREQALGAQRSTYDDLTTKLRASDERRLQFERELDPLRQRITDLQLKEQAARLGTEQYTQLLADAQADLAAVEQSILESNVRLQGLQGDIDRLHREIQALGAVNLAALDELTTARERKQFLDAQNADLTEAMTTLEDAIKKIDAETRELLGGTFNTVNEHFGRMFPELFGGGHARLVMTGEEILDSGVQVMAQPPGKKNQTIHLLSGGEKALTAIALVFAIFQLNPAPFCLLDEVDAPLDDANTERYAKLVTKMSGQGTQFLFISHNKIAMEMAEQLIGVTMQEQGVSRIVAVDMESAVGMAEA, encoded by the coding sequence GTGCGTCTCAACTCCATCAAGCTTTCGGGCTTCAAGTCCTTCGCCGAACCCACCAATTTCATGCTGCCGGGCCAACTGGTGGGCGTGGTGGGGCCCAACGGCTGCGGCAAGTCCAACATCATGGACGCCGTGCGCTGGGTCTTGGGTGAATCCAAGGCATCCGAGCTGCGCGGCGAGTCGATGCAGGACGTCATCTTCAACGGCACCACCACGCGCAAACCGGCGTCGCGCTCGTCCGTTGAACTGGTGTTTGACAACGCCGACCACCGCGCCGGCGGGCAATGGGCACAGTTTGCCGAGATTTCGGTCAAGCGCGTGCTCACGCGCGACGGCACCAGCAGCTACTACATCAACAACCAGCCGGTGCGCCGGCGCGACGTGCAGGACGTGTTTCTGGGCACCGGCCTCGGACCGCGCGCCTACGCCATCATCGGCCAGGGCACGATCAGCCGCATCATCGAATCGCGCCCGGAGGAGCTGCGCCTGTTTCTGGAAGAAGCGGCCGGGGTCAGCAAGTACAAGGAGCGCCGGCGCGAAACCGAAAACCGCCTGTCCGACACGCGCGAGAACCTCACGCGCGTCGAGGACATCCTGCGCGAGCTGAACGCCAACCTGGAAAAGCTGGAAAAGCAGGCCGAGGTCGCGCAGCAGTACCAAAACCTGCAGGCGTCGGCGTCGCTCAAGCAGAACCAGCTCTGGTTCTTGAAGCGCGCCGAGGCCGAAGAGGGCCAGGTCAAGCTCAAGGCCGACGCTGAAAAGGCCGTCAACGACCTCGAATCGCGCGTGGCCGATCTGCGCCATGTCGAGGCCGATCTGGAAACCATTCGCCAGGCGCACTACGCCGCGGGCGATCAGGTGAACCAGGCCCAGGGCCTGCTGTACGAGGCCAGCGCCGAAGTCGGCCGGCTGGAGGCCGAGATTCGCTTCGTCGTCGAAGGCCGCCAGCGCGCCGAAAGCCGCCTGTTGCAGCTGAAAGAGCAGATCGGCCAATGGGCGGCGCGCAAGTCCGAGGCCGAAGAAGAAATCGAGAACCTGGCCGCCCGGGGTGCCGAGGCCGAGGAGCAATCCATCACCCTGGCCGCGCAACTGGAAGAGCAGCAGGGCGCGCTGCCCGACCTGGAAGACGCGCTGCGCCAGGCGCAAGCCAAGTCCGCCGAGCAGCGCACGGCCGTGGGCCAGGTGCAGCAGCAGATCCAGGTGCTGGCCGCAGAGCAGCGCGGCATCGAAGAGCAGACGCGCCAGTTGAACGCGCGGCGCGAAAAACTCAGTGCCGACAAGAACGCACTGGCCGCGCCCGACCAGCAGCGCCTGCTCAACCTGCAATCGCAACTGGGCGCCGCGCAAGAGAGCCACGAAGTCACCGACGCGCGCCTGCAAGAGTTGCAAGACAGCGTGCCCCAGCTTGACGACGCCCGCCGAGCGGCGCAGCAGGCCGTCAACCAGGAGTCCGCCAAGCACGCCGACCTGTCGGCGCGGCTGGAGGCGCTCAAAGCCCTGCAGGAAAAGGTCAAGACCGACGGCAAGCTCAAGCCCTGGCTACACAAGCACGGGCTGGACGGGCTGGCCGGCCTGTGGAGCCGCATCCACGTGGAGGCCGGCTGGGAAAACGCGCTGGAAGCCGCTCTGCGCGAGCGCATGGCCGCGTTGGAAGTCAGCCGGCTCGACATGGTGCGCGCCTTCGCGGCCGATGCGCCGCCGGCCAAGCTGGCCTTCTACAGCCCGCCCAGCGCCGCGCTGCCCGAAGCGCCTGGCGCGCTGCCGCGACTGGCCGATCTGCTGCGCCTGAATGACCCGGGGCAGAAGGCGCTGCTGGCCGACTGGCTGGCCGGCTGCTATACCAGCGATAGCATCGAGTCGGCGCTGGCTGCGCGCGAGCGGCTGAAAATGGGTGAAGCCATTTACGTGAAGAGCGGCCATTGCATCACCGCCCACAGCGTCAGCTTCTACGCGCCCGATTCCGAGCAGGCGGGCCTCTTGGCGCGCGCGCAGGAAATCGAAAACCTCGAAAAGCAGCAGCGCGCGCAGTCCTTCATCAGCGAAGAAGCGCGCAACGCCCTCATCAAGGCCGAAGCCGCCTACAGCGACGCCAGCCAGCGCCTGGTGAGCACGCGGCGCGAGGCCGCCGAGGCGCAGCAGCGCGCGCACGAGTTGCAGGTGGAAACGCTGCGGCTGACACAACTGGCCGAGCAGACCCGCGCGCGCAGCGAGCAGATTGCGGGTGACTTGTCGGAAGTGGATGCGTCGCTGGGCGATCTGCAAGAGCGCCGCGTCACATCGGAAGCGCGCTTTGAAGAGCTCGACATGCAGCTCGCCGACACGCAGGAGCGCCATGCGCAACTGGACGAGCGCGTGATCGAGGCCGAGCGCAAGCTGGCCGAGGCGCGTGAGCAGCAGCGCACGCTAGAGCGGCAGGCGCAGGAAGCGACGTTTGCCCAGCGCAGCCTGGAAGCGCGCCGGGGCGAACTGGCACGCACCATCGACACCGCCACGCAACAGGCGTCTAGCATCGACGCCGAGCAGCAGCGCGCGCAAGACGAACTCACGCGCCTGACCGACGCCGCCGCGCAAGCCGGCCTGCAAACCGCGCTGGCCTTGAAGCTGGAGCGCGAGCAGGCCCTGGGCGCGCAGCGCAGCACCTACGACGATTTGACGACCAAGCTGCGCGCGTCCGACGAGCGCCGCCTGCAGTTCGAGCGCGAACTCGATCCGCTGCGCCAGCGCATCACCGACCTGCAACTCAAGGAGCAGGCCGCGCGATTAGGCACCGAGCAGTACACGCAACTGCTGGCCGACGCCCAGGCCGACCTGGCGGCGGTGGAGCAATCCATCCTTGAGAGCAACGTGCGCCTGCAAGGCCTGCAAGGCGACATCGACCGCCTGCACCGCGAGATTCAGGCGCTGGGCGCCGTCAACCTGGCCGCGCTGGATGAGTTGACCACGGCGCGCGAGCGCAAGCAGTTTCTCGACGCGCAGAACGCCGACCTGACCGAGGCCATGACCACGCTGGAAGACGCCATCAAGAAGATCGACGCCGAAACGCGCGAGCTGCTGGGCGGCACCTTCAACACCGTCAACGAACACTTCGGCCGCATGTTCCCCGAGCTGTTTGGCGGCGGGCACGCGCGGCTGGTGATGACGGGCGAAGAAATTCTGGACAGCGGCGTGCAGGTCATGGCCCAGCCGCCCGGCAAGAAGAACCAGACCATCCACCTGCTCTCCGGCGGCGAAAAGGCGCTGACGGCCATCGCGCTGGTGTTTGCCATCTTCCAGTTGAACCCCGCGCCGTTCTGCTTGCTGGACGAGGTCGATGCGCCGCTGGACGACGCCAATACCGAGCGCTATGCCAAGCTGGTCACCAAGATGAGCGGGCAGGGCACGCAGTTCCTGTTTATCAGCCACAACAAGATCGCGATGGAAATGGCCGAACAACTGATTGGCGTGACCATGCAGGAGCAGGGCGTGTCGCGCATCGTGGCCGTCGACATGGAAAGTGCCGTGGGGATGGCCGAGGCATGA
- the dapC gene encoding succinyldiaminopimelate transaminase, which yields MNPLLARLQPYPFERLRQLFAGVTPDAAHRPLSLGIGEPKHPTPAFIQQALADDLPTGLSGYPPTAGSPELRAACAGWLQRRYGVAVDAATQVLPVLGSREALFALAQVVVDPTRPQATVVCPNPFYQIYEGAALLAGATPYYVASDAARNFAPRWDQVPAEVWARTQLVYVCSPGNPTGAVMPLDEWRMLFELSDRHGFVIASDECYSEIYFQGEPPLGGLEAAAKLGRTDFRNLVMLTSLSKRSNVPGMRSGFVAGDAAIMKQFLLYRTYHGSAMSPVVQTASIAAWGDEAHVEDNRRQYREKFAAVTPLLAQVMDVRLPDASFYLWAGVPAAWNCDDAAFARALYAQYNVTVLPGSYLARETEGVNPGRGRVRMALVAETSECVEAAERIAALCRA from the coding sequence ATGAACCCCCTTCTAGCGCGACTGCAGCCCTACCCTTTCGAGCGGCTGCGCCAGTTGTTCGCGGGCGTGACGCCCGACGCCGCCCACCGCCCGCTCAGCCTGGGCATTGGCGAGCCCAAGCACCCCACGCCCGCCTTCATCCAGCAGGCGCTGGCCGACGATTTGCCGACCGGACTGTCGGGCTACCCGCCCACGGCCGGCTCGCCCGAGTTGCGCGCCGCCTGCGCGGGCTGGCTGCAGCGGCGCTACGGCGTCGCGGTGGATGCCGCCACTCAGGTGCTGCCCGTGCTGGGCTCGCGCGAAGCGCTGTTCGCGCTGGCGCAGGTGGTGGTCGACCCGACGCGGCCGCAGGCCACCGTGGTCTGCCCGAATCCGTTCTACCAAATCTACGAGGGCGCAGCGCTGCTGGCGGGCGCCACGCCCTATTACGTGGCCAGCGATGCGGCGCGCAACTTTGCGCCGCGCTGGGACCAGGTGCCGGCCGAGGTGTGGGCGCGCACGCAACTGGTCTACGTCTGTTCGCCCGGCAACCCCACGGGCGCCGTGATGCCGCTGGACGAATGGCGCATGCTGTTCGAACTGAGCGACCGGCACGGCTTCGTCATCGCGTCGGACGAGTGCTACAGCGAGATCTACTTCCAGGGCGAGCCGCCGCTGGGCGGGCTGGAAGCGGCGGCAAAGCTGGGCCGCACCGACTTCAGGAACCTGGTGATGCTGACCAGCCTGTCCAAGCGCAGCAACGTGCCGGGCATGCGCTCGGGCTTCGTGGCGGGCGACGCGGCGATCATGAAGCAGTTTTTGCTCTACCGCACCTACCACGGCAGCGCCATGAGCCCCGTGGTGCAGACCGCCAGCATCGCCGCCTGGGGCGACGAAGCGCACGTCGAGGACAACCGCCGCCAGTACCGCGAGAAGTTCGCCGCCGTCACGCCGCTGCTGGCCCAGGTGATGGACGTGCGCCTGCCGGACGCGTCTTTCTACCTCTGGGCCGGCGTGCCGGCGGCCTGGAACTGCGACGACGCGGCGTTCGCGCGCGCCCTGTACGCTCAATACAATGTGACCGTTTTGCCGGGCAGCTACCTGGCCCGCGAAACCGAAGGCGTCAATCCGGGTCGGGGCCGCGTTCGCATGGCCTTGGTGGCTGAAACGTCCGAGTGCGTCGAGGCGGCCGAGCGCATCGCGGCGTTGTGCCGGGCTTGA
- the dapD gene encoding 2,3,4,5-tetrahydropyridine-2,6-dicarboxylate N-succinyltransferase gives MTQTLQSIIDTAWDNRASLSPASAPKEVADAVEHVISDLNAGRLRVATRESVGQWTVHQWIKKAVLLSFRLKDNERISAGDLGFFDKVQTKFAHLDDAALREAGVRVVPPAVARRGSFIGKGAVLMPSYVNIGAYVDEGTMVDTWATVGSCAQIGKNVHLSGGVGIGGVLEPLQAGPTIIEDNCFIGARSEVVEGVVIEENSVLGMGVYIGQSTPIFNRDTGEISYGRVPSGSVVVSGNLPKKTAAGQDYSMYAAIIVKRVDAQTRSKTSINDLLRP, from the coding sequence ATGACCCAAACACTGCAATCCATCATCGACACCGCCTGGGACAACCGCGCCAGCCTGTCGCCCGCCAGTGCCCCGAAAGAAGTGGCCGACGCCGTCGAGCACGTCATCAGCGACCTGAACGCCGGCCGCCTGCGCGTGGCCACGCGTGAATCGGTGGGCCAGTGGACGGTGCACCAGTGGATCAAGAAGGCCGTGCTGCTGTCGTTCCGCCTGAAGGACAACGAACGCATCAGCGCCGGCGACCTGGGCTTTTTCGACAAGGTGCAGACCAAGTTTGCCCATCTCGACGACGCCGCGCTGCGCGAAGCCGGCGTGCGCGTGGTGCCGCCGGCCGTGGCGCGGCGCGGCAGCTTCATTGGCAAGGGCGCGGTGCTGATGCCCAGCTACGTCAACATCGGTGCGTATGTAGACGAGGGCACCATGGTCGACACCTGGGCCACCGTGGGCAGCTGCGCGCAGATCGGCAAGAACGTGCACCTGTCGGGCGGCGTGGGCATTGGCGGCGTGCTGGAACCGCTGCAGGCCGGCCCCACCATCATCGAGGACAACTGCTTCATCGGCGCGCGCTCCGAGGTGGTCGAAGGCGTGGTGATCGAGGAAAACTCGGTGCTCGGCATGGGCGTCTACATCGGCCAGAGCACGCCCATCTTCAACCGCGACACGGGCGAAATCAGCTACGGCCGCGTGCCCAGCGGCAGTGTGGTGGTCAGCGGCAACCTGCCCAAGAAGACCGCGGCCGGCCAGGACTACAGCATGTACGCGGCCATCATCGTCAAGCGGGTCGACGCGCAGACGCGCTCCAAGACCAGCATCAACGACCTGCTGCGGCCCTGA
- a CDS encoding PilT/PilU family type 4a pilus ATPase — protein sequence MTRPDPAAASTMERILHLMAEMKASDVYLSAHAPATIKINGQYMPLNPQVLPSDTVLNLLTEVVSPHRIEELKETGELNMAIPMYGVGNFRLSAMRQRGTYAAVIRFISPDIPELDSLNLPNVLKHLVMEKRGLILMVGATGAGKSTTLASMLDHRNKHMAGHILTIEDPIEFVFTNRKSLINQREVGSDTASLHVGLKNALRQAPDVIMIGEIRDRETMSAAIAYAQSGHLCLATLHANNSYQALNRVLSFYPAEVRPTLLGDLAASLKSIVSQRLLRTVDGGRIPAVEVLLNTKLIADLIEKSDFSGVKEAMDNSIAEGSQTFEEDLARLISEGKIDRKEGLVNADSPTNLMWRLQNDTGRRSANQPAEVELPSDEPSFTEISLDVRPGQAGALEDRVPPMGAAAGGLADSRIGGA from the coding sequence ATGACCCGTCCAGACCCGGCCGCTGCCAGCACCATGGAGCGCATCCTGCACCTGATGGCCGAAATGAAGGCGTCGGACGTGTACCTGTCGGCCCATGCGCCGGCCACCATCAAGATCAACGGGCAGTACATGCCGCTGAACCCGCAGGTGCTGCCGTCCGACACGGTGCTGAACCTGCTGACCGAAGTGGTGTCGCCCCACCGCATCGAGGAGCTGAAGGAAACCGGCGAGCTGAACATGGCCATCCCCATGTACGGCGTGGGCAACTTCCGCCTGTCGGCCATGCGCCAGCGCGGCACGTATGCGGCGGTGATCCGCTTCATCAGCCCCGACATTCCCGAACTGGATTCGCTCAACCTGCCCAACGTGCTGAAGCACCTGGTGATGGAAAAGCGCGGCCTGATCCTGATGGTGGGCGCCACCGGCGCGGGCAAGTCGACCACGCTGGCGTCGATGCTGGACCACCGCAACAAGCACATGGCGGGCCACATCCTGACCATCGAGGATCCGATCGAATTTGTCTTCACCAACCGCAAGTCGCTCATCAACCAGCGCGAGGTCGGCTCCGACACGGCGTCGCTGCACGTGGGCCTGAAGAACGCGCTGCGGCAGGCACCCGACGTCATCATGATCGGCGAGATCCGCGACCGCGAGACCATGAGCGCCGCCATCGCCTACGCGCAGTCGGGCCACCTGTGCCTGGCCACGCTGCACGCCAACAACAGCTACCAGGCGCTCAACCGCGTGCTGTCGTTCTACCCCGCCGAAGTGCGGCCCACGCTGCTGGGCGACCTGGCGGCGTCGCTCAAATCCATCGTGTCGCAGCGCCTGCTGCGCACGGTGGACGGCGGGCGCATTCCCGCGGTCGAAGTGCTGCTCAACACCAAGCTGATCGCCGACCTGATCGAGAAAAGCGACTTCTCCGGCGTCAAGGAGGCCATGGACAACTCCATCGCCGAAGGCTCGCAGACCTTTGAGGAAGACCTGGCGCGCCTGATCAGCGAAGGCAAGATCGACCGCAAGGAAGGCCTGGTCAACGCCGATTCGCCCACCAACCTGATGTGGCGCCTGCAAAACGACACCGGCCGCCGCTCGGCCAACCAGCCGGCCGAAGTAGAGTTGCCCAGCGACGAGCCGTCGTTCACTGAGATTTCGCTGGACGTGCGGCCCGGCCAGGCGGGCGCCCTCGAAGACCGCGTGCCGCCGATGGGCGCTGCCGCGGGCGGTCTGGCGGATTCGCGCATTGGCGGGGCGTGA